The Primulina tabacum isolate GXHZ01 chromosome 1, ASM2559414v2, whole genome shotgun sequence genome contains the following window.
GCTCCTTTCTTGCAACGACCGCTCTCATAAAATTTACATACCCGCTGCCCTTTTGGTGGTGGCCTCGAATATCCTCCTCCTCCGCCACTACTACCACCGTATTGTTGCCTTCCCCACTGAGGCCTGCCTCTACCAAATCCACCTGGTTCACCACCTTGATATCCCCACTCTCGGGGGCTACTGTACATGCGCTGGCCATCCCACGGTAGGTTCCCATTAACTGGACTCAGATTTACGCCTGGATTTCCCCAACCTGACCCTGGGTTGGTCCCCCAACTGAGGTTTGTCATCCCCTGAGTTGGTCCTCCCAAGACAAGATTGACATTACCCTGCACGGTTACTAGATTAATGTTACCCTGCACCGTTCCCCAACCAGGTTCGTTGGACTCTGATCCTGTACCAAGAACCATAGTTGCACCAACCATATCTTGACTAGTGTTGACTGATGCAGGGGGGTGGAATTCTGATCCACCTTCACCGGGGTAAACCGGGGCATTAGTTTCTCCCTCACTGCTTGCTGATGAATGAACACTTGACCTCCTAAAAGAATCTAGGCCATCGATAAAAGATGATTCTACAGCTGGTTTGCATGGGAGAGAAGGCTGGCAAGCCAATTGTCTATCTCCTGTGGAGCTCAAGGCATCATTTTTTCCGGGATCATGCAAATGACTGAACTCGATTGAGCTAAAGCAATCATCTTTACAATCTTGAATCAACTCTTTTGCAAACTTCATGGCTGAAGTAGGAGAAGGGAAACCACCTTGTGATTCCATAGCATCAACTTCAGCCAATAAATCTGATACTGATTCCTCACCCAAAGCATCAAACTCAATTGGTTCGTTAAACATTGCAAGCCAATTAGGTACATTTGGCGGAGAAGCATGAGTAATTTGGCCATTATTTGAAGTGGTGGCAGTAACGTTATCACTTGTGACCTCCAGCGGTTTCAATGAAGATGGAGAGAGGAGACCAGAGTGCCATTCTTGCCCAGATGGTTTTGCCGATGCAGGGGAATATCCACACCAATCATCAGCTGCTTCAGGAATCTGCAAATTACCCCCCACTGGACCAGAAGAACTGCTCCAGCAAGGGCCTGCATTTGGcacaataaaatttataaaatcataTTGCTTGGTTCCGGTGGCCTGATCTTCATTGTTAGACCTTGGCGTAGGACTTAATAGCTCAAGGATACTAGGGTTTTGCATGGGAACATCTAAATATACAGATTGCTGCACTTCAGCAGTCTCAACTACCCCAAGCTTGTCAATGGTCTTTGGTGCAACACAAGGCAGATTTGGTACATTTGTACTCCGATCCTGTTTGATCGACTCCATTGACTTGGATACAGGTGCAGAAGTGGATTCCAATTCCATTGAGCTCAAATCACCAGGTAGAGTCCTCATGTTTTCTTCAGAAGACTGACCTGCTTGGCACCTATTGTTATACTGATTTTGAAACTCGAGACCACTAGTTATCTGTTTTTTATTTAGCCCACTTGAAGCATTTTCCCCATTGTGTGGATCTTGGCTTCGATCTGGAAGAGCTGCACATGAGGGATGGGAACTGCGTACTTGGACATTATCTGCACTAGAACTATCGTCCTTGAGAAAATCCCAGGCTTGTGGATGGGAAGTACCAGAGGCATCTGCCCTTACAGATCCGATGGTGTTTCCAGACAAAACATTTGAATTATCATACAAAGCCATCCCAGTTTGGTTACTATCACTAACGGTCCCATTTACACCTCGGTCACCCCCAGTAGCCCCCAGATCCGGCGATTCTCTCGAAAGGTTGTACGGAAGATCTGATGCTCCATGGAATTGCCTGTTCAAAGCATCGGTAAGAAGTAACGAGTCGTATTGCTCGTGATTTGTCCATATCCTCATATCATGTGGAAATAGACCAGTCGTATTCCACTTCCGCAGCTGCAACATGGCAAATGGTCCTTGAATTTTACCATTAGGATCACGATAATGCCACAATTTCTCTGTTTCAATATTACTAGCAGGTGGCGAGTTTCCCACGGAGTGGCTGGCAGTAGAAGTATCCAATCCAATGGACCTAAGCATGGCTTGAACATCCATACCGATAGTTGCCGAATTAGCAACGTTGACTTGATTCATGCGTATATCTGAACCATGCGATCCATTTGCATCTACGCTTTCTATCACTTTATCCTGCATCTGGATAGACCCCTCTCTTTTCCCTGGAAAAACGTACCAAAAAGATTTCAGATTAAATTTACCAGGAATGAGAGTTTTCAGTAACCTATCAATCTGTTATTTTTACTCTCACCTTTTTTATCAGGAGAAATAGGGTTCCGTCCATTTCCTGTAAATTTAGAGGATTTTGGCCTCAATTCATCTGCATCTGCATCTGCATGATATGATCAGTGTAATGGAGTACTGAACCTTTTCTAATGAGATAAATTTGCTGAAGTAAAACTATTGTTGGCCCACCTCCCTTGTATTCAagagttaaaaataaaatggttTCTAGCATGGCAAGCGAAGCAAGGGTCAAAACTTCAAGATCTCCAGTGCTCGAAATCGCATATTTCGAGAAAAACGTTTTCCTCGAAATAAAATAACTGTTGGAAAGAAGCAGCAACATAGAGAATTTACCTTTTCTAGAGTTATCAGCACTTCTGACATCTTCCTCTGATTCATATGCTGGACTCATTTTTGGATCATCGTGTACAACTGGAATTTCAGCAATTCTGCGCTGTCGCTCCTCAGGTGACTTTAGCAGCTGTAATTTGTGAACATATTCTCTGAGAGTGAAATTAGTCAAGGGACTCCACGAAAA
Protein-coding sequences here:
- the LOC142534427 gene encoding zinc finger CCCH domain-containing protein 44-like isoform X1, which gives rise to MENIETLLAAVAQTQGFSDDEDDVSLRRKVGVDGSVSLPEIRRDSCASQLTDVPTAVGGCSEPPTVVNHVPTSEIPVVPTNVVVIGAADKRKKRGRPSKGQLAERPSPPKRKKQEDEEEDVCFICFDGGSLVLCDRKGCPKAYHPACIKRDEAFFRSKAKWNCGWHICSTCQKPSHYICYTCTYSLCKGCARDTDYLSVRGNKGFCTICLKTIMLIENKDQANEDAVQVDFDDKTSWEYLFKVYWTCLKDKLSLTLGELTQAKSPWNGTHAVASKPRSINTHHSAHDGNAISYMSSVHSELRKPREEMNLLQNNQLSLVASSIQNQVEKLNSDEGESVVGACKLNVSKDTDKPGFDKNTDRPSTGEVSGSENAFDQVVMEKEKNKNNQIIGGDTDNPDIGKEADKQRHKDIEIPEIVKNTEWASRELLEFVGHMKNGDISLLSQFDVQTLLLDYVKRNNLRDPRQKGQIICDHMLKNLFGKQRVGHIEMLQLLEYHFLTKDDCPSSFIPAGFVDSTASELEVDGNTYSSLKTTNNKKRKTRKKSEDGAPLNKLNEYAAIDVHNINLICLRRNLLENLIEDRDNFHDKVVGSIARIRISACDQKQDIYRLVQVVGTSKVAEPYKIGDKTTDIMLEVLNLNKKEVVSLDAISNAAVTEDECRRLRQSIRCGLVKQFTVGEVQKKAMELQQVRLNDLLEAEILRLNHLRDRASEKGHKKDLREYVHKLQLLKSPEERQRRIAEIPVVHDDPKMSPAYESEEDVRSADNSRKDADADELRPKSSKFTGNGRNPISPDKKGKREGSIQMQDKVIESVDANGSHGSDIRMNQVNVANSATIGMDVQAMLRSIGLDTSTASHSVGNSPPASNIETEKLWHYRDPNGKIQGPFAMLQLRKWNTTGLFPHDMRIWTNHEQYDSLLLTDALNRQFHGASDLPYNLSRESPDLGATGGDRGVNGTVSDSNQTGMALYDNSNVLSGNTIGSVRADASGTSHPQAWDFLKDDSSSADNVQVRSSHPSCAALPDRSQDPHNGENASSGLNKKQITSGLEFQNQYNNRCQAGQSSEENMRTLPGDLSSMELESTSAPVSKSMESIKQDRSTNVPNLPCVAPKTIDKLGVVETAEVQQSVYLDVPMQNPSILELLSPTPRSNNEDQATGTKQYDFINFIVPNAGPCWSSSSGPVGGNLQIPEAADDWCGYSPASAKPSGQEWHSGLLSPSSLKPLEVTSDNVTATTSNNGQITHASPPNVPNWLAMFNEPIEFDALGEESVSDLLAEVDAMESQGGFPSPTSAMKFAKELIQDCKDDCFSSIEFSHLHDPGKNDALSSTGDRQLACQPSLPCKPAVESSFIDGLDSFRRSSVHSSASSEGETNAPVYPGEGGSEFHPPASVNTSQDMVGATMVLGTGSESNEPGWGTVQGNINLVTVQGNVNLVLGGPTQGMTNLSWGTNPGSGWGNPGVNLSPVNGNLPWDGQRMYSSPREWGYQGGEPGGFGRGRPQWGRQQYGGSSGGGGGYSRPPPKGQRVCKFYESGRCKKGAFCDYLHP
- the LOC142534427 gene encoding zinc finger CCCH domain-containing protein 44-like isoform X3, with product MENIETLLAAVAQTQGFSDDEDDVSLRRKVGVDGSVSLPEIRRDSCASQLTDVPTAVGGCSEPPTVVNHVPTSEIPVVPTNVVVIGAADKRKKRGRPSKGQLAERPSPPKRKKQEDEEEDVCFICFDGGSLVLCDRKGCPKAYHPACIKRDEAFFRSKAKWNCGWHICSTCQKPSHYICYTCTYSLCKGCARDTDYLSVRGNKGFCTICLKTIMLIENKDQANEDAVQVDFDDKTSWEYLFKVYWTCLKDKLSLTLGELTQAKSPWNGTHAVASKPRSINTHHSAHDGNAISYMSSVHSELRKPREEMNLLQNNQLSLVASSIQNQVEKLNSDEGESVVGACKLNVSKDTDKPGFDKNTDRPSTGEVSGSENAFDQVVMEKEKNKNNQIIGGDTDNPDIGKEADKQRHKDIEIPEIVKNTEWASRELLEFVGHMKNGDISLLSQFDVQTLLLDYVKRNNLRDPRQKGQIICDHMLKNLFGKQRVGHIEMLQLLEYHFLTKDDCPSSFIPAGFVDSTASELEVDGNTYSSLKTTNNKKRKTRKKSEDGAPLNKLNEYAAIDVHNINLICLRRNLLENLIEDRDNFHDKVVGSIARIRISACDQKQDIYRLVQVVGTSKVAEPYKIGDKTTDIMLEVLNLNKKEVVSLDAISNAAVTEDECRRLRQSIRCGLVKQFTVGEVQKKAMELQQVRLNDLLEAEILRLNHLRDRASEKGHKKDLREYVHKLQLLKSPEERQRRIAEIPVVHDDPKMSPAYESEEDVRSADNSRKDELRPKSSKFTGNGRNPISPDKKGKREGSIQMQDKVIESVDANGSHGSDIRMNQVNVANSATIGMDVQAMLRSIGLDTSTASHSVGNSPPASNIETEKLWHYRDPNGKIQGPFAMLQLRKWNTTGLFPHDMRIWTNHEQYDSLLLTDALNRQFHGASDLPYNLSRESPDLGATGGDRGVNGTVSDSNQTGMALYDNSNVLSGNTIGSVRADASGTSHPQAWDFLKDDSSSADNVQVRSSHPSCAALPDRSQDPHNGENASSGLNKKQITSGLEFQNQYNNRCQAGQSSEENMRTLPGDLSSMELESTSAPVSKSMESIKQDRSTNVPNLPCVAPKTIDKLGVVETAEVQQSVYLDVPMQNPSILELLSPTPRSNNEDQATGTKQYDFINFIVPNAGPCWSSSSGPVGGNLQIPEAADDWCGYSPASAKPSGQEWHSGLLSPSSLKPLEVTSDNVTATTSNNGQITHASPPNVPNWLAMFNEPIEFDALGEESVSDLLAEVDAMESQGGFPSPTSAMKFAKELIQDCKDDCFSSIEFSHLHDPGKNDALSSTGDRQLACQPSLPCKPAVESSFIDGLDSFRRSSVHSSASSEGETNAPVYPGEGGSEFHPPASVNTSQDMVGATMVLGTGSESNEPGWGTVQGNINLVTVQGNVNLVLGGPTQGMTNLSWGTNPGSGWGNPGVNLSPVNGNLPWDGQRMYSSPREWGYQGGEPGGFGRGRPQWGRQQYGGSSGGGGGYSRPPPKGQRVCKFYESGRCKKGAFCDYLHP
- the LOC142534427 gene encoding zinc finger CCCH domain-containing protein 44-like isoform X2; translation: MENIETLLAAVAQTQGFSDDEDDVSLRRKVGVDGSVSLPEIRRDSCASQLTDVPTAVGGCSEPPTVVNHVPTSEIPVVPTNVVVIGAADKRKKRGRPSKGQLAERPSPPKRKKQEDEEEDVCFICFDGGSLVLCDRKGCPKAYHPACIKRDEAFFRSKAKWNCGWHICSTCQKPSHYICYTCTYSLCKGCARDTDYLSVRGNKGFCTICLKTIMLIENKDQANEDAVQVDFDDKTSWEYLFKVYWTCLKDKLSLTLGELTQAKSPWNGTHAVASKPRSINTHHSAHDGNAISYMSSVHSELRKPREEMNLLQNNQLSLVASSIQNQVEKLNSDEGESVVGACKLNVSKDTDKPGFDKNTDRPSTGEVSGSENAFDQVVMEKEKNKNNQIIGGDTDNPDIGKEADKQRHKDIEIPEIVKNTEWASRELLEFVGHMKNGDISLLSQFDVQTLLLDYVKRNNLRDPRQKGQIICDHMLKNLFGKQRVGHIEMLQLLEYHFLTKDDCPSSFIPAGFVDSTASELEVDGNTYSSLKTTNNKKRKTRKKSEDGAPLNKLNEYAAIDVHNINLICLRRNLLENLIEDRDNFHDKVVGSIARIRISACDQKQDIYRLVQVVGTSKVAEPYKIGDKTTDIMLEVLNLNKKEVVSLDAISNAAVTEDECRRLRQSIRCGLVKQFTVGEVQKKAMELQQVRLNDLLEAEILRLNHLRDRASEKGHKKDLREYVHKLQLLKSPEERQRRIAEIPVVHDDPKMSPAYESEEDVRSADNSRKDADELRPKSSKFTGNGRNPISPDKKGKREGSIQMQDKVIESVDANGSHGSDIRMNQVNVANSATIGMDVQAMLRSIGLDTSTASHSVGNSPPASNIETEKLWHYRDPNGKIQGPFAMLQLRKWNTTGLFPHDMRIWTNHEQYDSLLLTDALNRQFHGASDLPYNLSRESPDLGATGGDRGVNGTVSDSNQTGMALYDNSNVLSGNTIGSVRADASGTSHPQAWDFLKDDSSSADNVQVRSSHPSCAALPDRSQDPHNGENASSGLNKKQITSGLEFQNQYNNRCQAGQSSEENMRTLPGDLSSMELESTSAPVSKSMESIKQDRSTNVPNLPCVAPKTIDKLGVVETAEVQQSVYLDVPMQNPSILELLSPTPRSNNEDQATGTKQYDFINFIVPNAGPCWSSSSGPVGGNLQIPEAADDWCGYSPASAKPSGQEWHSGLLSPSSLKPLEVTSDNVTATTSNNGQITHASPPNVPNWLAMFNEPIEFDALGEESVSDLLAEVDAMESQGGFPSPTSAMKFAKELIQDCKDDCFSSIEFSHLHDPGKNDALSSTGDRQLACQPSLPCKPAVESSFIDGLDSFRRSSVHSSASSEGETNAPVYPGEGGSEFHPPASVNTSQDMVGATMVLGTGSESNEPGWGTVQGNINLVTVQGNVNLVLGGPTQGMTNLSWGTNPGSGWGNPGVNLSPVNGNLPWDGQRMYSSPREWGYQGGEPGGFGRGRPQWGRQQYGGSSGGGGGYSRPPPKGQRVCKFYESGRCKKGAFCDYLHP